The Paludisphaera rhizosphaerae genome segment CAGTCGCGGGTTGGGGCGGGAGATGGCCCTTGCGATTGCGGACGCAGGTGCGGACGTCATCCTCGTCGGCCGCGATCAAACCAGTCTGGAAAAGACGGCTGAGGACATTCGCCTCCTTGGCCGGGAAGCCTGGACCATCGCCGCCGACGTCGGCAAGCCCGAAGAATGCGAAATGGCGTGCCGGTCGGCTCTGGAACGACACGCGCCGATTGACATCCTCATCAACAACGTGGGCGGGCGACGCGAGAACATCCCCACGGAGACGATGCCCCTCGACAAGTGGCGCGAGCTCATCGACCTGAATCTCACCAGTTGCATGCTCTGCACGAGATGGCTTGGCGAGGCGATGATCGAGCGGGGCCAGGGCGGGCGAATCATCAATATCGCATCAATCAACGCCCTGGTCGCCGGGCGAGGCATCGCGGGGAGGCACTACGAAACGGCGAAGGGGGCGATCCTCCAATTCACCCGCGCCGTGGCGGCCGACTGGGCGCCTCACAAGATCACGGTCAACGCCATCCTGCCGGGAGGCTTCATGACGGAGCCGAACCGTCGATGGTCCGAGTCCCATCCGGAAGTGATCGAACTCCTCCGCGCCAATATCCCGGCCGGCGACCTGGGGAAACCCGAGGATCTCGGGCCTCTCGCGGTCTACCTGGCCAGCGATGCCTCACGCTACATGACCGGCGCGGCTTTGGTGATCGACGGCGGATACACGCTGTGGTGAGAGAGCAAGTCGACTCCGACGTCTGATCTATTCATGCCTGCATGCTCATGGGGCAGAGATGTGGCGGAAGAGCGGAGGCATGGACAGATTAGGAGGGCCTCGGGCATCGCTAGTTTGCCTGGATTGCCTGTCTTTGATGCGTGGCCAGGATCTCTGGATCTTTGATGCGTGGCCAGGATCTCTGGATCTCGCGGAGGGAGGATCTCCGTGGCCAGGATCTCGCGGAGGATCTCGCGGATCTCGGCCAGGATCTCACGTGGCCAGGACCTCGGCCAGGATCTCAATGTCCCTGGATTGCCTGTCTTTGATGCGTGGCCAGGATCTCAAGGATTCAGGATCTCAAGGATCTCGCAGGATCTCGTGCGCGTGTTCAGGATCTCGGTTTCTTTCCCCGTCTGGCCGACGATCATCCCCCCATTCCATAGAACAACAGCTTCTGGGGGGGGATCAGCACGAGGTCGTCGTTCCGTTGCACTCCGGCCTTCCTCTCGGTATGCCCCGAGGAATCCTTCACACGGAGGAGCCCTTCCTTGTTCAAGATGCGGATCGACTTGCGGATCATGTCGCTGGTCGCCGGAGTCTCGTTGGTGATGCGGGCGAAGATGCTCCCGAAATCGAGCCCGGCCGGAAGCTCGTAGATGCGACGCGGGAGATCTTCCAGCAAGGAGTCTTCCGTCCTCGCCTCGGCCTTGTCGTCGAAATGGAACTCCGGGAAATAGGGCTGCCCCGTCGCGAGGACGTCCAACTCCGGATCGTACCCGAGCATCTTAAGGCCCGCGCCGCCGAAGTGGGCGACCGAGTTGTGTCGCTCCCAGTGGACAGAGGTCATCACGTCCCTCGCCCGAGGATGGCCGGAGAGGTGGAGGAGCCACAAGTCCCTGTGGGCGTCCTTGGACCGGATGAAGAAGGGGGTGAAGAAGGCCGCGCCCGAAGCCCTGAGGACTTCCTGATGGAGTTCCAGCTGGATCAACCGGCGCCACATGGGGTCCGATTTATCGACGGAGGAGGCCATCGCGTCCACGTCGAGGTTGGGCATGCACTTCAGCCTGCGATTCGGCCTCCCCTCGCGGAGGTAGTCGATCAGGAAGTCCGCCGCGAAGGTCAGGATGACCTCGGCGTTGGGCAATTCCCGGAAGATCGCGCGGATACGCTCGAAAGGGACTTCGTCGTACCCGCATTGATCGAGGTTGAAGATGACGCGGCCCGACCGGCTCTTTTCCTTCACGAACTTTATGATGGCGTCCGCGTGACCGGAGAAGTCCCCCTGCATGACGCGGATCCTGTCCTGGGCGATCCGGGCGTTCGGCGAGTCCGCCAGCGTCCGCCGCAACGACTCGCACGCGGACTTCTTCCGTTCGATGAAGAAGTAATCGTCCACTATTTGGAAGGGCTTCGTCCTCTCCGCATTGACAGTCACCTCGGCGTCGCGGATCGTGTCGAGCATCAGGGAAGGAGAGCCGGTCCGCAGATCTTCCCCGCCCCACCGCCTGTAAATGTTGCCCCCGGCGAAGCCGTCCACGAGGGTGAGTCGCAGCCGGTCCTGCGCCTTCCGCCGGGTCAACGTCCAGACGTACTGAAAAAGATAGGTCTGTAGGAGCCTGTGCTTCTCCAGGCTATGGGGTCGGATAACAGGGGGGCTGTTCTTGTCCTTCCAGGAATGAGACTTGCGACCCATGTTGCCCCTCTTGCCCAAAATAGACGAAGCGACTAGGCTGTCAGCGCCCTTTGTTCCAGCACACATCAAATTACCATACCCACCCTCCAGGCGAGAACATTTGCGATCGAACGTCGCGGGATGCGATGCGGCCCTAAGGCCCTGGAACTCCGACCTTGAGCTGCATGCAGGCGATCTGCACGCCTGTTTAGAATCGTCGGAAGGGGAGATTTCATGAGTGTGCATTCAGACATAGAGTGGACGGACGCGACCTGGAATCCCGTCCGCGGCTGCACCAAGATCAG includes the following:
- a CDS encoding SDR family NAD(P)-dependent oxidoreductase — encoded protein: MSIFDRFRLTGKRLFITGGSRGLGREMALAIADAGADVILVGRDQTSLEKTAEDIRLLGREAWTIAADVGKPEECEMACRSALERHAPIDILINNVGGRRENIPTETMPLDKWRELIDLNLTSCMLCTRWLGEAMIERGQGGRIINIASINALVAGRGIAGRHYETAKGAILQFTRAVAADWAPHKITVNAILPGGFMTEPNRRWSESHPEVIELLRANIPAGDLGKPEDLGPLAVYLASDASRYMTGAALVIDGGYTLW
- a CDS encoding three-Cys-motif partner protein TcmP; the encoded protein is MGRKSHSWKDKNSPPVIRPHSLEKHRLLQTYLFQYVWTLTRRKAQDRLRLTLVDGFAGGNIYRRWGGEDLRTGSPSLMLDTIRDAEVTVNAERTKPFQIVDDYFFIERKKSACESLRRTLADSPNARIAQDRIRVMQGDFSGHADAIIKFVKEKSRSGRVIFNLDQCGYDEVPFERIRAIFRELPNAEVILTFAADFLIDYLREGRPNRRLKCMPNLDVDAMASSVDKSDPMWRRLIQLELHQEVLRASGAAFFTPFFIRSKDAHRDLWLLHLSGHPRARDVMTSVHWERHNSVAHFGGAGLKMLGYDPELDVLATGQPYFPEFHFDDKAEARTEDSLLEDLPRRIYELPAGLDFGSIFARITNETPATSDMIRKSIRILNKEGLLRVKDSSGHTERKAGVQRNDDLVLIPPQKLLFYGMGG